A genomic region of Nymphaea colorata isolate Beijing-Zhang1983 chromosome 2, ASM883128v2, whole genome shotgun sequence contains the following coding sequences:
- the LOC116248579 gene encoding uncharacterized protein LOC116248579 isoform X2 codes for MTEMDLSPELENYIQQSIECAVGLPVSKDAFRSKLFAVEESRRVLQGQVFALQDLLNDRNEKLERAKISKLNKECSLYDNDREALMEFGNDADERARQAEACAQEAEDNSRRLSDEVNQSKQEIELLMADKTRHLEELQLLRHRIVDLENERDDDNSVCPQCSNIKDVGLYGSASVDESLLRSLLESTLVKGNAAEEGLEDFAARGRIFLEAHVGEETHWRLIQLWEKLKPSNRYVVALAAEVDTLRQEKENLRVNLYKAEGEVSALFEENKLLDEENRKLLRRWGRERSQQGSPSSHSAKSKRKASPRMSSASERSTDIDGSGSPRRPLSPLEYNVQATRLCSSK; via the exons ATGACAGAGATGGATCTGTCGCCTGAGCTGGAGAATTATATTCAACAGTCGATAGAGTGCGCCGTCGGGCTTCCTGTTTCTAAGGATGCATTCCGATCGAAGCTTTTTGCGGTAGAGGAGTCTAGGAGGGTTCTTCAGGGCCAAGTTTTTGCCTTGCAGGATCTGTTGAATGACCGGAATGAGAAGCTCGAACGAGCCAAG ATCTCAAAGCTGAACAAGGAATGTTCTCTGTATGACAATGACAGAGAGGCTCTAATGGAGTTCGGGAACGACGCTGATGAGCGGGCAAGACAAGCAGAGGCTTGTGCTCAAGAGGCAGAGGATAACTCGAGGCGGCTGTCTGACGAAGTAAACCAGTCGAAACAGGAAATTGAGCTGTTGATG GCAGACAAAACCAGGCACCTTGAGGAGCTGCAGTTGCTTAGGCATAGGATTGTTGACCTTGAGAATGAAAGGGATGATGACAACTCAGTCTGTCCCCAGTGTTCAAACATAAAG GATGTAGGGCTCTACGGTAGTGCTAGTGTAGATGAGAGTTTACTCAGGTCTTTGCTTGAATCAACACTGGTTAAAGGGAACGCAGCAGAAGAAGGGTTGGAAGATTTTGCTGCAAGAGGGCGCATATTTTTAGAGGCACATGTTGGAGAAGAAACACATTGGAGGTTGATTCAACTCTGGGAGAA GTTGAAGCCCTCAAACAGATATGTTGTAGCATTAGCAGCAGAAGTTGATACTTTACGTCAAGAGAAGGAAAATCTAAGAGTTAACCTTTACAAAGCAGAAGGCGAG GTTTCAGCGCTATTTGAAGAAAACAAACTTCTGGATGAGGAGAACAGGAAATTGTTAAGACGGTGGGGCAGAGAACGAAGTCAACAAGGTTCTCCATCCAGCCATTCTGCAAAG AGCAAGAGAAAAGCGAGTCCAAGGATGAGCAGTGCTTCCGAAAGATCAACTGATATTGATGGATCTGGTTCGCCGAGGCGGCCTCTTTCGCCACTGGAATACAATGTCCAAGCGACCAGGTTATGCAGCTCCAAATGA
- the LOC116248579 gene encoding uncharacterized protein LOC116248579 isoform X1: MTEMDLSPELENYIQQSIECAVGLPVSKDAFRSKLFAVEESRRVLQGQVFALQDLLNDRNEKLERAKSEAAMNAQALKKSIEQSQRLNSEVANLTMQISKLNKECSLYDNDREALMEFGNDADERARQAEACAQEAEDNSRRLSDEVNQSKQEIELLMADKTRHLEELQLLRHRIVDLENERDDDNSVCPQCSNIKDVGLYGSASVDESLLRSLLESTLVKGNAAEEGLEDFAARGRIFLEAHVGEETHWRLIQLWEKLKPSNRYVVALAAEVDTLRQEKENLRVNLYKAEGEVSALFEENKLLDEENRKLLRRWGRERSQQGSPSSHSAKSKRKASPRMSSASERSTDIDGSGSPRRPLSPLEYNVQATRLCSSK, translated from the exons ATGACAGAGATGGATCTGTCGCCTGAGCTGGAGAATTATATTCAACAGTCGATAGAGTGCGCCGTCGGGCTTCCTGTTTCTAAGGATGCATTCCGATCGAAGCTTTTTGCGGTAGAGGAGTCTAGGAGGGTTCTTCAGGGCCAAGTTTTTGCCTTGCAGGATCTGTTGAATGACCGGAATGAGAAGCTCGAACGAGCCAAG TCTGAAGCAGCTATGAATGCACAAGCATTGAAAAAGTCTATCGAGCAAAGCCAACGGCTGAATTCAGAAGTGGCGAACTTGACTATGCAGATCTCAAAGCTGAACAAGGAATGTTCTCTGTATGACAATGACAGAGAGGCTCTAATGGAGTTCGGGAACGACGCTGATGAGCGGGCAAGACAAGCAGAGGCTTGTGCTCAAGAGGCAGAGGATAACTCGAGGCGGCTGTCTGACGAAGTAAACCAGTCGAAACAGGAAATTGAGCTGTTGATG GCAGACAAAACCAGGCACCTTGAGGAGCTGCAGTTGCTTAGGCATAGGATTGTTGACCTTGAGAATGAAAGGGATGATGACAACTCAGTCTGTCCCCAGTGTTCAAACATAAAG GATGTAGGGCTCTACGGTAGTGCTAGTGTAGATGAGAGTTTACTCAGGTCTTTGCTTGAATCAACACTGGTTAAAGGGAACGCAGCAGAAGAAGGGTTGGAAGATTTTGCTGCAAGAGGGCGCATATTTTTAGAGGCACATGTTGGAGAAGAAACACATTGGAGGTTGATTCAACTCTGGGAGAA GTTGAAGCCCTCAAACAGATATGTTGTAGCATTAGCAGCAGAAGTTGATACTTTACGTCAAGAGAAGGAAAATCTAAGAGTTAACCTTTACAAAGCAGAAGGCGAG GTTTCAGCGCTATTTGAAGAAAACAAACTTCTGGATGAGGAGAACAGGAAATTGTTAAGACGGTGGGGCAGAGAACGAAGTCAACAAGGTTCTCCATCCAGCCATTCTGCAAAG AGCAAGAGAAAAGCGAGTCCAAGGATGAGCAGTGCTTCCGAAAGATCAACTGATATTGATGGATCTGGTTCGCCGAGGCGGCCTCTTTCGCCACTGGAATACAATGTCCAAGCGACCAGGTTATGCAGCTCCAAATGA